The Syntrophorhabdus sp. genomic interval CTGCCCGCGGAGGCAAGGCGGTGCCGGTGAAGATCCCCATCGCCCGACCGCTCGTCGGGGAGGAGGAGGTCGAGGCCGTCGCCCGCGTGATGCGGTCGGGGATGCTGGCCCAGGGATCGGTCGTCACCGATTTCGAATCGCGCTTTGCGGAGTACTGCGGTGCCCGGCACGCGGTCGGTGTCAACTCCGGGACGGCGGCGCTTCATGCGGCCCTCCTTGCCGCGGGCATCGGGCCCGGCGACTCGGTGATCGTCCCGGCGTTCACGTTCTTTGCGACGGCGTCAAGCGTCTCGATGTGCGGGGCGACCCCCCTCTTTGCGGACGTCGACCCTGCGACATTCAACATCGACCCGGAATCGATCGCGGCCCTCGTCCGGCCCGACACCCGGGCAATCGTCGGGGTCCACCTCTTCGGGCAGCCGTTCGATGTCGCCGCAGCCCGCGATCTCTGCGATGACCATGATCTTACCCTGATCGAAGACGCGGCCCAGGCGCACGGCGCGGAGTATCACGGGAGAAGGGCGGGGAGCCTTGCCGACATCGGCTGCTTCTCGTTCTACCCGACAAAGAACATGACCACCGGGGAAGGGGGCATGGTCACGACCGACGACGACGCCCTTGCCGAGCGGGTCAGGCTCCTCATCAACCACGGGCAGAGCAAGAAATACCTTCATACTGTCATCGGGTACAACTACCGGATGACGAACATCGACGCCGCGATCGGCCTCGTGCAGACCGGCCGGGTGGAGGGGTTCAACGAGCGCCGGAGAGAGAACGCTCGTTATCTCGACCGCCACCTTGCAGGTTCAGGGCTCGTCACGCCCCATGTTGCACCGGGCGTCCGGCACGTCTACCACCAGTACGTGGTGAAGGTCCCCTCCGGTTACCCGCTTGCGCGGGATGCGTTCATGAGCGCTCTTTCCGAGCAGGGGATCGGGACCGCCGTCCACTACCCCATCCCCGTCAACCGGCAGCCGGTCTACCAGAGCGAAAACGCCTCCTGTCCGGTCGCCGACGACCTTGCGGCATCGGTCGTGAGCCTGCCGGTCCACCCCTCGGTGACGGACGAAGAACTGGCGTACATCTGCGACGCGGTCCGGGAACTCTCCTGATTGAAAAGATGAAGGGCCAAATGCTCTTTGTTTTTTTGAAGGTACACATCATCACGTTTGCTAGCGGCCAGGAAGGCCTCCTTTGCAAGCCGTAGGCCGCCAGAGAACGCTCTCCAGAATCTGGCGGCGAGGCGTGACCTGATTTTATAGGAGAGAGTAAATATAAGATTTTACTGGAGCGATATAGTTATCTGTGCCGCAGGGGGATATTTTAATATCAGAGACCACACCGCGGCAGGACGGGTAAGGCACGGTGCCTCGGAAAGTCTCCAAACGTCGGGCGCACCCGGGGCATCAGGAGGAGCACATGCAAAATCTTCTTGTAAAGATCACTAATAGAAGCGCAAAAATTGGAATTATTGGTCAGGGTTACGTCGGTCTCCCGCTTGCAATGGCTTTTGCACGGAAGTTTACCGTTTACGGCTACGACGTCTGTTCAGGCACCGTCGAGCGGCTCCGGGCAGGGATGTCTCACATCCAGGACGTTCCGGACGCGCAACTCTCCCTGTATCTTGGACAGACTTATTTCCCAACCTCCGATCCCGAAGACCTTCACCAGTGCGATTTCCTCATCATCTGCGTCCCAACACCGCTATCGGAAGACAAGATCCCGGATCTAAGTTGCATAAAGGATGCCTGTTCGACCCTCAAAACCATTCTGCATCAGGGGCAGTTTGTCATCCTGGAGAGCACAACTTTCCCGGGGACGACTGACGAGGTGGTTGTTCCAATCCTCGAAGAGACCGGACTCGTCGCCGGCAGCGACTTCGGCATCGCCTACTCTCCAGAGCGGGTAGACCCCGGGAACAAGCAGTATCCCATCGATAAAGTACCAACGATTGTCGGCGGGATAAGCGCCGAATGTACCAACGTGGCCGCCGCCTTCTACGGGAGTATCATGGACAGGATTGTCCCGGTTCGGGATGCCCGCACGGCAGAAGCCGTGAAGATGATGGAGAACATCTTCAGGAACGTCAACATCGCCCTGGTCAATGAGATGGCTCTCATCTTCGAACGGATGGACATCGACACCTGGGAAGTGATCGACGCTGCGGCCACCAAACCCTACGGTTTCATGCCCTTCTATCCAGGCCCTGGCATCGGCGGTCACTGCATTCCGCTCGACCCCTACTACATGTCTTACCGGGCGAAGAAATACGGTTTCATCCCCCGCTTCATCGAAACCTCCGGGGAGATCAACGAGTTCATGAAGATGCACACCGTCAACCTCATCGAGAAGGGGCTCAGGCAGGTCGGCAAGCGGGTTTACGGTGCAACGGTCGCTGTGATGGGGCTCGCCTACAAGAAGAACATCAACGACCCCCGGGAGTCGCCTTCCATCAAGATCGTCGAAGAACTCGCAAACCTCGGGGCCAGCATGCAGGTCTACGACCCGTTCGTCCCCTCCCTCGCAACGAAGGCAGGTGTGTTTACCTCGGCGGAGAGCATCGAAGTGGCGCTTTCCGGGGCCGATTGTGCAGTATTCCTTGTGGACCACGATGTCTTCAGAAGGCTGGACACAGGGTATATCGGGAGTTGTATGAATACCCCCGTTCTTGTAGATTGTAAGAACCTCTTCCAACAGAAAGACGGGATCGTATACCTCTGTATCGGAAAAGGCGAGTGAAACCCGGTAACTCCCAGCACGGAATGGACCATATTTTTCAGGATTAACGCTAGTGTCATGCCTGCACGACCTCCGCCAAAAATCGGGTAGAATAGCCACATAGAGGACGGCACTGAAACCATGCTGTGACAACTGCAGGGTCAGAACCCAGGGCTCCACAGATCCCGTTTTGCGCACATGGTCACGCGCACACCCGGTGCAAATCGACCTTTCGGGATAGATTTTCCGATAGAGGAGAGGAGAAAGAGAGGTATTTTCATCATACCTGCTAAATAATAAATAGTAAACCATTAAATTGATATTATGCTCTTGTGGATCGGCATAGGGCTTATCGTTGCTGCAGTCGCCCCATACGTAGTATACCTTGTCGGGATCAATATAGGGCGGAAACCGGATAAACTGCATGTCCCTCTCGAATATCCTGCCATCAGCATCATCATCTCTGCATATA includes:
- a CDS encoding DegT/DnrJ/EryC1/StrS family aminotransferase, which translates into the protein MKIPIARPLVGEEEVEAVARVMRSGMLAQGSVVTDFESRFAEYCGARHAVGVNSGTAALHAALLAAGIGPGDSVIVPAFTFFATASSVSMCGATPLFADVDPATFNIDPESIAALVRPDTRAIVGVHLFGQPFDVAAARDLCDDHDLTLIEDAAQAHGAEYHGRRAGSLADIGCFSFYPTKNMTTGEGGMVTTDDDALAERVRLLINHGQSKKYLHTVIGYNYRMTNIDAAIGLVQTGRVEGFNERRRENARYLDRHLAGSGLVTPHVAPGVRHVYHQYVVKVPSGYPLARDAFMSALSEQGIGTAVHYPIPVNRQPVYQSENASCPVADDLAASVVSLPVHPSVTDEELAYICDAVRELS
- a CDS encoding nucleotide sugar dehydrogenase, which translates into the protein MQNLLVKITNRSAKIGIIGQGYVGLPLAMAFARKFTVYGYDVCSGTVERLRAGMSHIQDVPDAQLSLYLGQTYFPTSDPEDLHQCDFLIICVPTPLSEDKIPDLSCIKDACSTLKTILHQGQFVILESTTFPGTTDEVVVPILEETGLVAGSDFGIAYSPERVDPGNKQYPIDKVPTIVGGISAECTNVAAAFYGSIMDRIVPVRDARTAEAVKMMENIFRNVNIALVNEMALIFERMDIDTWEVIDAAATKPYGFMPFYPGPGIGGHCIPLDPYYMSYRAKKYGFIPRFIETSGEINEFMKMHTVNLIEKGLRQVGKRVYGATVAVMGLAYKKNINDPRESPSIKIVEELANLGASMQVYDPFVPSLATKAGVFTSAESIEVALSGADCAVFLVDHDVFRRLDTGYIGSCMNTPVLVDCKNLFQQKDGIVYLCIGKGE